From a single Poecilia reticulata strain Guanapo linkage group LG2, Guppy_female_1.0+MT, whole genome shotgun sequence genomic region:
- the slc15a1a gene encoding solute carrier family 15 member 1 translates to MTGKDDVKKESKGRGKCKTVFGYPISIFFIIVNEFCERFSYYGMRAVLVLYFKYFLRWDDDLAISIYHTFVAFCYLTPILGAVIADSWLGKFKTIIYLSIVYAIGQVAMAVSAIHDITDSDRDGSPDNLTFHVVLSMMGLLLIALGTGGIKPCVAAFGGDQFGDHQDKQRRTFFSVFYLCINGGSLLSTIITPILRAQDCGIHSKSKCYSLAFGVPAALMAVSLVVFIMGSGMYYKTKPEGNIMLKVSKCIGFAIKNRFRHRSKQYPKKEHWMDWAEEKYDKLLIAQIKIALRVLLLYIPLPMFWTLFDQKGSRWTLQATTMDGNFGSIVIQPDQMQTINPILILTLVPIMDSLVFPLIKKCGLNFTPLKKMTVGMILGALAFVCAAVIQLQIDKTLPVFPSASQSQLKFLNMGNTPITVEFPENQLNLAGALASEEYFKFESDQITVLIANPPVSKIVPLTKGQRQTLLIPSAINDEWLLASDLIYKPQEGNNEIRFINGMSTPVEVSSAADHYGQIEPLQYSNYSEIKSGRATFTLQNGSQSCEYSKDFGFGGSYTFFIPSTLTFGSNCQESITESVDIKPNSVHMALQIPQYFLITAGEVMFSVTGLEFSYSQAPSNMKSVLQAGWLLTNAVGNFIVLIVAEIAKLPKQWTEYILFASLLLVVSIIFSIMASFYTYIDPTAIEAEFKKKSRDDEDDEDDEDDKKKEPQKSKEMEKRDSVSSDDEGKKYVQTSM, encoded by the exons ATGACTG GAAAAGATGACGTCAAAAAGGAAAGCAAGGGCAGAGGAAAG TGTAAAACAGTGTTTGGCTACCCCATcagcatctttttcattatagTAAATGAGTTCTGTGAGAGGTTCTCCTACTATGGAATGCGAG CTGTGCTGGTGCTGTACTTCAAGTACTTTTTGCGATGGGACGATGACTTGGCCATCTCCATCTACCACACCTTTGTTGCTTTCTGCTACCTAACCCCCATTCTTGGGGCCGTTATAGCCGACTCCTGGCTTGGGAAGTTCAA GACGATCATCTACCTGTCGATCGTTTACGCGATCGGTCAGGTGGCGATGGCCGTCAGCGCGATCCATGACATCACTGACTCAGACAGAGACGGGTCTCCGGACAATCTCACCTTTCACGT CGTGCTCTCCATGATGGGTCTCCTGCTCATTGCTCTTGGTACTGGTGGTATCAAGCCTTGTGTGGCTGCCTTCGGTGGAGATCAATTTGGAGATCATCag GACAAGCAAAGAAGAacgtttttttcagttttctatcTCTGCATCAACGGTGGAAGTCTTTTGTCAACCATCATAACTCCCATCCTCAGAG CTCAGGATTGTGGGATTCACAGTAAGAGCAAGTGCTACTCTCTTGCTTTCGGAGTGCCTGCAGCCCTGATGGCGGTTTCTCTCG TGGTGTTTATCATGGGGAGTGGCATGTACTACAAAACTAAACCAGAGGGGAATATCATGCTCAAGGTGTCTAAATGCATAGGG TTTGCAATTAAAAACCGGTTCAGACACAGAAGCAAACAATATCCAAAGAAGGAGCACTGGATGGACTGGGCAGAGGAAAAATATGAC AAACTCCTCATTGCTCAAATCAAAATAGCACTGAGGGTTCTCCTCTTGTACATCCCGCTGCCCATGTTCTGGACCCTTTTTGATCAAAAG GGCTCCAGGTGGACACTACAAGCCACCACAATGGATGGGAATTTT gGGTCAATCGTCATACAGCCCGATCAGATGCAG ACAATCAACCCCATCCTGATTCTGACTCTGGTTCCCATTATGGACAGCCTGGTATTCCCTCTGATTAAAAAGTGTGGTCTGAACTTTAC acctctgaaaaaaatgactgtTGGGATGATTCTAGGAGCTCTTGCTTTCGTCTGTGCAGCTGTGATCCAGCTTCAAATCGAC AAAACCTTGCCTGTCTTCCCATCGGCGTCCCAGAGTCAGTTGAAGTTTCTTAACATGGGTAATACTCCGATTACTGTTGAGTTTCCAGAAAATCAGCTAAATCTTGCAGGAGCTCTG GCCAGTGAAGAATACTTCAAATTTGAAAGTGATCAAATTACGGTTTTAATTGCCAATCCTCCAGTATCAAAAATTGTTCCCCTAACCAAAGGGCAGCGACAAACACTTCTCATTCCCTCTGCAATCAATGATGAATGGCTACTG GCTTCTGATCTGATTTACAAGCCACAAGAAGGAAACAATGAAATCAG ATTCATAAATGGAATGAGTACACCAGTGGAAGTCTCGTCAGCTGCAGACCATTATGGTCAAATTGAACCGTTGCAATATTCAAACTACTCCGAGATAAAAAGTGGAAG GGCCACATTCACCTTGCAGAACGGGTCACAGTCATGTGAATACAGCAAGGATTTTGGATTTGGAGGCTCATACACTTTCTTCATCCCCAGCACATTAACATTTGGATCAAAC TGTCAAGAATCTATAACTGAGTCAGTGGACATTAAACCGAACTCGGTGCACATGGCCCTTCAGATCCCACAGTACTTCCTCATCACCGCTGGTGaagtcatgttttctgttactGGCCTGGAGTTCTCCTATTCACAG GCACCCAGTAACATGAAGTCAGTGCTGCAGGCGGGCTGGTTGTTGACCAATGCCGTTGGAAACTTTATCGTCCTCATTGTGGCAGAGATTGCAAAACTTCCCAAacag TGGACAGAGTATATCCTCTTtgcctctctgctgctggtggtgtCCATCATCTTCTCCATTATGGCGAGTTTTTACACTTACATCGACCCCACAGCGATCGAGGCCGAGTTCAAGAAGAAAAGTCgcgatgatgaagatgatgaagatgatgaagatgataaGAAAAAGGAGCCGCAGAAATCAAAAGAGATGGAGAAGAGAGATTCAGTTAGCAGTGACGATGAAGGCAAGAAATATGTTCAAACCAGCATGTGA